DNA sequence from the Flavobacteriales bacterium genome:
GAATAAGAACATTCCGCTCTATGTGCGTTCATTCAACGACCCCGATAAGGGCGGAACCCTGATCCATGAAGACGACTCCAAAGACCAGGACCACACCTCATATATCTTCAAACAGAACCAAGTACTGGTATCTATCATCCCTACTGACTTCTCCTTCATCATGGAGGATAATCTGTCAGAGATCTTCAAGGCCATGTCAGAGCAGGGTCTGAGGGCGAATCTGGTCCAGAATTCAGCGCTCTCACTGTCGATCTGCTTGGACGATAAGGGACAGCGGGTCGATGACTTCAGAGACTCACTTAGCGGGTCTTTTCGTATCCTCTACAATCAAGGCTTGTCACTCGTTACAGTAAGGCACTATGATGAGAAGACGATACAGCGGCTGCTGGAAGGGAGAGAGGTCCTTGTAGAACAGCGAAGCAGACAGACTGCACGCTATGTGGTCAGAGGGGGTTTTACTCTTTCCACCTGAGAGAGGAAAGCAGATGGTCGAGGTCCTTCTCCAAATGGTCGACCACAGGAGCCAAAGAATCCATATTAGGAGGCGCATTGAAGTAGAGCGCTCCACGCAGGAAGTGTTCTGAGCTATCCGTCACATAGAATTGAAGGTGACTGGCCACATTACCATACACTTTGGATACCGTACCATACACTTGAGACTCGGGGAGGACAATGGTCTCATTCTCAATGTTGTCTGCCATGATGTGGTGCTCATAGGTCAGCCCGATGGCCTCATCAAGCACTTGGGCTAGATTCCCATCCAGACGTTTGTAGGTCAGGTGTACCGTAGCTGATTGCCCAGGGAAGACCAGATCGCTCCAGCAGAGTGAATCATTGGCCGATCGCTCACGGATGTGAGCATAACCAGGGATTTCCAAGGTATAGGGACATCGGGTTTCCGCTTCTGCATAGGTATGCGCTGGAAGGTCGATCCGTAGTTGACCAGTAGGTCGAGGACGTGATTCAGGGCCACAGGACATGCACAGCAAAAGACAGATGAACCCCAAGCACCTATTCATCTTCATCGACTTGTTCATTCATGACCACCTTGACCTGGCGCACCTTCCTTCGGTCAGCCGCCTCGATAATGAAGGTGAATTCCTCGAAATCGATACGCTCGTTCTTCAGGGGGATCTTACCGGCCTGTTCTATGATGAATCCGGCCAAAGTATCTGATTCGCCCTTTGACTCTTCAAATCGATCACCTTCTATCTCAAGGATGCGGTACATGTCTACCAGGGGCGTTTTTCCCTCGAGTATATAGGTCTGCGCATCCACTTTGGTATAGTTGAGGTCGTCATCATCGAATTCATCCGTGATCTCACCTACGATCTCTTCTATCACGTCCTCTAAGGTGATGATGCCCGATGTTCCCCCATATTCATCCACCACGATGGCAAGGTGCCTTCGGGATTCTTGGAACTCATTCAGCAGATCATCGATCTTTTTACTCTCTGGGACGAAATAGGCCGGTCGGACCAGTTTGTGCCAATTGAGCTTGCGCATCTTGATGAATGGGATGAGGTCTTTGAGATAAAGCACACCGGCCACATCATCCAAGGATTCCCTGAAGACGGGGATTCTGGAGAAGCCCTTATCCACTACCAGCGAAAGCAACTCCTCGAAATCGGTATTCAGCTCCAGTGCGAAGGTGTCAACACGCGGTGTCATCACTTGCTTCACATCTATATTCCCGAATTTCACGATGCCCTCCAGTATGCGTGTCTCGTCAGTACGTGTGTTCTCGTCCTTGGTGATCTCCATGGCGTGCTCCAAATGACCTACCGTTATCTCAGAATCCTTCTTGACGCGCTTCTTGACCATGGCCCCCATCTGGATCAAGCTTCGACTAAGAGGCTTGAGAACGATGGCAAAACCCGTGAGAGGGGTACTCATCAGGCGCGCTAGACTCAGATTGTGTGTACTCGCATATACTTTTGGCAGGACCTCTCCCGCCATGAGAATGATGAAGGTCACCACACCGATCTGGATGAAATAGGTCCAAAAGACTCCGAGTACATTGAAGTCCACCATGCCTTCGACCACAACCGATGAGAGTACTACGATGGCGATGTTGATCAGGTTGTTCAGAATGAGGATTGTAGCAAGAAGCCGCTCGGGATGCTGCAAAAGAGCGTCCACCTTGACGTCAGACTCTACCTTGCTTTCAGACACCTCTTTTATCTGCACCGGACTCAACGAGAAGTAGGCAACTTCAGATCCAGAGATAAGAGCAGAACAGGCCAGAAGTATCAAGATGATGATGATTGCAATCATCTCGGTCCCTCCGGGGGATTGCATGAAGAGGAGTTCTGTCAGCAGGATCGGATCCGGAGGGTCGATTTCAAGAGCTATGTCTAGGGGCTCGGTCATTGATCCAGACAATTTCCTATGCG
Encoded proteins:
- a CDS encoding gliding motility lipoprotein GldD — encoded protein: MSCGPESRPRPTGQLRIDLPAHTYAEAETRCPYTLEIPGYAHIRERSANDSLCWSDLVFPGQSATVHLTYKRLDGNLAQVLDEAIGLTYEHHIMADNIENETIVLPESQVYGTVSKVYGNVASHLQFYVTDSSEHFLRGALYFNAPPNMDSLAPVVDHLEKDLDHLLSSLRWKE
- the gldE gene encoding gliding motility-associated protein GldE, which produces MIAIIIILILLACSALISGSEVAYFSLSPVQIKEVSESKVESDVKVDALLQHPERLLATILILNNLINIAIVVLSSVVVEGMVDFNVLGVFWTYFIQIGVVTFIILMAGEVLPKVYASTHNLSLARLMSTPLTGFAIVLKPLSRSLIQMGAMVKKRVKKDSEITVGHLEHAMEITKDENTRTDETRILEGIVKFGNIDVKQVMTPRVDTFALELNTDFEELLSLVVDKGFSRIPVFRESLDDVAGVLYLKDLIPFIKMRKLNWHKLVRPAYFVPESKKIDDLLNEFQESRRHLAIVVDEYGGTSGIITLEDVIEEIVGEITDEFDDDDLNYTKVDAQTYILEGKTPLVDMYRILEIEGDRFEESKGESDTLAGFIIEQAGKIPLKNERIDFEEFTFIIEAADRRKVRQVKVVMNEQVDEDE